The Sphingomonas aliaeris genome segment TTCATCGCCCCCCGTCCGCGCCAGCACATCGTGGGCGCGCAAGGCCCCCTTCAGCCGGCGCGCGAGCGTGATGAGCAATTCGTCCCCCGCCATCGACCCCAGGCACGCATTGACGCGGCTGAAGCGATCGAGATCCAGCACCATCACCGCATAGGAGGCACGTTCGGCCGGAACCGCCATCAGCCCCTCGAGCCGATCGGAGAACCCGGCGCGGTTCGGCAGCCCGGTCAGGCTGTCCGTCATCATCTCGCGGCGAAGATTGTGTTCGGTGCGCAGTTCGGACGTGTGATCGACGAAGGTCACCAGGCACCGGCGCAGCTCGTTCCGCTGCACCCGCGCGATCGTGACGCGGTAATGCCGGCAGTCGATACTCTCGCCGAACGCCCAGTCGCATTCCCGTTGCAGCGAGTCGCTGTCCAGGAAGTCGGCGATCTCGGCCCCGAAAATCTCGATGAACGGCGACTGATCCGAAGACACGCCAAGTCCCGCCAGCCGGAACCGGTCGTTATGCGCGTGCAGGACAAAGACCTGATCGACATGGGTAATGATCGCCGCGGGGATCGGCAGCAAGTTGATCGTCGCCGTGGAGATCGCCTGATCGGGCGCATAGGGCGCCGGGCCGTCCACGGGCGTGGGCAGCTTCTTGCGGAACAGGTTCAGTGGCCTTGGCGTCACCATTACACTTGAGCGGTAAGCTAACTTAGTTAAGGCCCGCTAAAGCCCGGTTCATTCCGCTATCCCAACGACCGGTACCGATCAGAACTTGTTATCGCGCGGGAATCCGGTCGGCGGCATCCGCCCCGCCGCACCCCGCGCAACTCGCCACTGCGACAGATCGGATTCGGTCCGCGTCCGCCCGGTTTCGCCGCCCATCCGCCAGCTGAGACCGTCGGCGTAGACGAACGTGATCGCATCCGACAGGCCGCCATCGCCATAGCGTTGCAGCTGCACCCCTGCCCTTTCGACAGTTCCGCCAGTTCGGACAAAGGGAAGACGAGCAACCGGCGATTGTCGCCGATCGCCGCGACGTAATCCGCATTCGGCTCCACCGGCTTGACCAGTTTCAGCTTCGCCCCGATCCGCGGCGTGACCACCGTCTTGCCCTTGCGCGTCTCCGCGATCGTATCGGCGGTCTGCACGATGAAGCCGCGCCCGTCCGATGCTGCGACGAGCAGCTTCTTCGCGCGGCTGGCGGGAAGCAAGGCGACGATCCCGACCTCGCCGTCCAGATCGATCAACAGGCGCACCGGCTCGCCGAACCCGCGCCCTCCAGGCAATTTGTCCGCCGCGAGCGTGAAGAAGCGCCCGTTCTCCGCCGCCAGCAGGATCTTGTCCGTCGTCTGCGCGGTGAAGGCGAAGGCCGGCCCGTCACCTTCCTTGAACTTCAGTGCGGCGATCGCGGCATCGTCGGCATGCCCCTTCATCGCGCGGATCCAGCCGCGTTCGGACAGGATCACGGTGATGGGCTCGCGCTCGATCATCAGTTCCAGCGGAATTTCCCGCGCCGGTGCAGCCTCCGCCACGGTCGTCCGCCGCTTGCCCAGCGGCGTTTCGGGGCCGTAGCGATCGCGCAGCTTCGCCATGTCGCGCTTCAACCGGGTCCGCTGCCGCGCGTCGCTGCCCAGCAGCGCCTCCAGCGAGGACTTCTCCGCCTCCAGACCCTCACGCTCCTTGCGGATCTGCATCTCCTCCAGCTTCCGCAACCGCCGCAGCCGCATGTCGAGGATCGCTTCCGCCTGCCGGTCGGTCAGGCCGAATTCGGCGATCATGATCGGCTTCGGCTCATCCTCGCTGCGGATGATCTCGATCACACGGTCGAGATTGAGATAGGCGATCAGATAACCGTCGAGCAGCTCGACCCGGTCGGCGATCTTGTCGAGCCGGTATTGCGACCGCCGCTGCAACACGACGAACTGGTGATCGACCCAGCCCTTCAACGCATCGCGCAAGCTCATCACGCGCGGCGTCCGCGTCTTGTCGAGCACGTTGAGGTTCAGACTGACCCGATTTTCCAGATCGGTCATCCGGAACAGGCTTTCCATCAGCATGTCCGCATCCACACTGCGGCTGCGCGGTTCGATGACGATGCGGATTTCGCTGTCGGATTCGTCGCGCACATCGGCCAGGATCGGCAGCTTCTTGTCGTTGATCAGCCCGGCGATCTGCTCGATCAGCTTGCCCTTCTGCACGCCGTACGGAATTTCGGTGATCACCGCATTCCAGGTGCCGCCCTTCTCCCGCTCGACCGACCAGCGCGCACGCACGCGAAAGCCGCCGCGCCCGGTGGCATAGGCCTCGGCGATCGCGGCCGGCGAATCCACCACCAGCCCGCCGGTCGGGAAATCCGGCCCCTTGATGAACTCGAGCATCTGCGCATCGCCGGCATCCGGCTGCTCGATCAGCAGGATCGCGGCGTCGAACAGTTCGGCGGCGTTGTGCGGCGGAATGCTCGTCGCCATGCCGACCGCGATCCCCGCCGCGCCATTGGCCAGCAGGTTGGGGAAGAGGCCGGGAAACAGTTCCGGCTCGTGATCCTCGTTATTGTAGGTCGGGCGATAATCGACGGCGTCCTCGTCCAGCCCGTCCATCATATCGATCGCGACCTGCGTCAGCCGCGCCTCGGTATAGCGATAGGCGGCGGCATTATCGCCGTCGATATTCCCGAAATTCCCCTGACCGTCGACCAGGGGATATCGCATCGCGAACCCCTGCGCCAACCGCACCATCGCGTCGTAGACCGACTGGTCGCCATGCGGATGGTATTTGCCGATCACGTCGCCGACGACGCGCGCGCATTTCTTGTAGCCCTGCGCCGGATCCAGCTTGAGCAGCCGCATCGCCCAGAGCAGCCGGCGATGGACCGGTTTCAACCCGTCGCGAAGGTCGGGTAGCGACCGCGCCGTGATCGTCGACAGCGCATAGACCAGATACCGGTCGCTCAACGCGCTGTCGAACGGCGCGTCCACGATGGCGTTGAAGGGATCTTCCGGGTCTTTGACGTCTGTCGGCATGAAGACTGCCTAGCAGGCGTGCGGGCGCCGATCAAAGGGCGACGACGGGGCGGCGTGGTGTGGTTCGTTCGCTCGTGGCGCCAACCGCCCCGGTCCTCGATCACGGACGTACATTCCCCACCCGCCCCGTCATCCGGAACACTTAATGCAAATTTAGCCGCCTTTGTCGTAAACCCTTCAGGCTATGCCGCGCACCGGGACCGAACGACGTTGAAAATCCTGGTCCTCTCCAGCCTGTTCCCAAACGACGTACAGCCGCGCCACGGGATCTTCATCGAACATCGCGTCGCGCATCTCGCGCGCGCCGGTGACGAGATCCAGGTCGTCGCACCGGTCCCGTGGTTCCCGAGCAGCAACCCCCGGTTCGGCCACTACGCCGCCCTGACGCGCATCCCGAAGGCGACGACGCGCCGCGGCGTTGCGGTCATCTATCCGCGCTATCCCGTCATCCCGAAAGTGGGGATGACGCTGGCACCGATGCTGATGGCGGCGGCGCTGTATCCCGTGCTGGCGAAGCTGCGCCGGAGGTTCGAATTCGACGTGATCGATTCATATTATCTCTATCCCGACGGGGTCGCGGCGGCGTTGCTCGCCAAATGGTTGGACGTGCCGTTCACGATGACGGCGCTGGGCAGCGACGTGACGCAGATTCCGGAATCGGCCTCCGCCCGGCACATGATCCTGTCCGCGACGCGGCGGGCGGCGGCGGTCACGACCGTCGCGGGCGCGCTGCGCGATCAACTGCTCACGCTCGGCGCACGGCCGGACAATATCAGCGTGGTGCTGCACGGCGTGGATCTCGACCTGTTCAGTCCGCCGCCCGACCGCGCCGCACTACGCGCACGGCTCGGTATGGCCGGACCGACCGTGATGTGCGTCGGCTATCTGGTCGAAAACAAGGGTATCGATCTGGCGATCCGCGCGATCGCCCTCCTGTCCGGCGTCCGGCTGATGATCGCGGGGACCGGCCCCTGTGCCACCGCGCTGACGGCGCTGGCAGAGTCGCTAGGCGTGCGCGATCGGGTCAATTTCCTCGGCCATGTCGATCAGCAATCGCTGCCCGAATTGTACGGCGCGGCCGACATCGTCGCGAATTGCTCCGCGCGCGAAGGGATTTCAAACGTCCTGCTGGAAGCGCTGGCGTGCGGAACCCCTTTGGTCGCGACGCCCGTCTGGGGATCGCCGGAGGTCGTATCGTGCGCCGAGGCCGGAATGCTGGCGCGCGACCGTTCGGACACCGCGATCGCGGATGCCATCGCCCACCTCATTGCCGATCCGCCCGATCGGGCGAAGACCCGCGCCTATGCCGAGACGTTCAACTGGCGGGAAACGGGGCGACTGCATCATGCGCTGCTGACCGAAGCGACGACATAGCCGGTCGCGCACTTCCACGGCGTGATCAGGCAAAATGAGAAACCCGATCTCCGATCAGTCGCCAGCGAAAGTGAAGGCGCTCAGCCCGCGCTCCCGATCGTTGATCGACAGCACCCGACCCGCAGGCGGCATCGATCGCTGTGGACAGTCGCTGCGCAGGCAGGCGCGGCACCCCAGACCGATCGGAGTCGCTTCCCCGCGAAGATCGATCCCGCGCGCCGCGGCCAGCGTGCCGGCATGCTCGCTCGCCACGCCAAGGCCGACCGCGAATTCCGCCCGGACCGCGCCGTATCGCCGCCCTTGCGGGGCCACCGTCCGGGCCAACGTCAGCCAGCGTGTCTCGTCCTCCAGTTCAACCAGTTGCACGGCAAGCGCACCCGGCCGGTCGAACGCGTGGTGGATGCGCCATAACGGGCAGCGCCGCTCCGCCTCCGCCAAGGCAGCGCCACTCGCGCCCGAAAAGCGCTTCGATGCCTGACCCGCCCGGTCGATCCGCACCATGAAAAACGGAAGGCCGCGCGCGCCGACGCGTTGCAGCGTGGTCAGGCGATGCGCGACCTGTTCGAAGCCCGCGCCGAAGCGACGCTGCAACAGTTCGAGATCGTATCCCGTCGCCTCGCAGCCGCGCAGGAAGCGGGCGTACGGCATCATCACGGCAGCCGCGAAATAGCTGGCAAGGTGGCGCCGGTACATCCGCTCCGCCGCGCGATCGGCGAAACCCGCCCCCTTTGCCAGCGCCTCGATCTCGCCTCGCGCCTCGATCTGCGCCAGCTGGAATGCCGCGGCGAACGTCCGCGACGCGGGGTCCAGCGTCTCGCTCAACTGCAACTGCCGCGCATGCAGATCGGTGCGGCGCAACAGATCGGGCATGACATCGACCGGCAGCACACGGATCGTCAGTTGATGCTTGACCCGCAACCGCTCAGCGATCGCGCCGTACAGGTCGCCCGCGCCAAGTCGCAATTCATCGGCCAGCGCCTCCGCCATCGTGTCCAGATCGGCGAAGTGCCCGCGCCATCGCTCGATCTCGCGCCGCACCTCCGCGACCGGATCGGCTACTCCCTCCGTCGTATCGCCGCCACCCGCGCCTGCCCGGTCATATGCCCGCGCGAACGCCTCCGCGCCGCCGGGCGCGCCGGCCAGCCATTCCTCGATCTCGTTCCGGTCGATTTCCAGATCGGCGAAGAGCGGATCGGCAAGCCGCCGCCGGATCGCCGCCTCGCCCCCGCCCGGCTCCCCGGCCGCCAATGACCGCGGATCGAAATCGAACGATTCCGCCAGCTTGACCAGCAACGCCGCCGATAATGGCCGCTGGTTCTTCTCCACCAAGTTGAGGTAGCTGGGCGAGATGGTCAGCGCTTCGGCCATCGCCGCCTGCGTCAGCCCCACCTGACGCCGCAACCGCCGCACCGCATGCCCCGCGAACAATTTGCGATCGGCCATGATCCTGATCCCCCGTGGCGTTACTGGTTCGGATAACGCCCCGCCCCATGACCTAATTTGTCATCTATTTACAACAGGACAATGATGCCCGGCATGTCCGACGACATCTTGACCGCGACCGGCCAAGGCGGAAGCTGGCGGAACACAACGATATCGTGGCTTTACACCGTCAGCGAAGCGCGGCGCGACGCGACGCGACGCAGGAACCTGTAAAGGGTTTGCACCGCCGCCCCGCACACGTTCCTGGGGAGGAAAGGATGCCCGCCGAGCACGTCTCGGCGGGCATTTTCTTGTGTCTAAACGATCTTTGATCCGAACCATTCGGTTAGTCGCTCCTCCGGCAATTGGCCGGCGGCAAGTGCGAGCACCGTCTCGATCGCGTCCGTCTTTTCGAACGCAATGGACACGTCGTTCAACCGCAGAAACAATCGCGCGATTACCCACGCAGTGCGCTTGTTCCCATCGTTGAACGGATGGTTGCGCGCGATGCCAAAGGCATAGGCAGCAGCAAGCGCGCACAGGTCCGTCTCGCCGTAAGAATGCTTGTTGAGCGGGCGGCCCATCGCAGATTCCAGCAGGCCGATATCCTTCGTCCCGCTCAGTCCGCCATGCTCCGCCAATTGCCGTTCATGCACGGCGACGGCAATCTCGGTCTCGATGAAGCGGATGTCGTTCGCTCGCTATTTCGCAAGCACGGCAAGGATGTCGCGATCCTCCCGCATGATCTCCTCCGCCTTTTTCATCGCATCGACGAACTCGGGATTGGTCGCGGACAATGTGTAGCCGGTCGGCGTTTCGCTCAGGTACAATGTTTCGCCCTGCGAAACGCGCAACTTGGCCAGCACGTCCTTGGAAAGGATTACGCCGACCGAGTTACCGATCTTAATGAGCTTCAACGGTTTGAAGATACGCGACAACATGTTCATACAGACGTTATAACACGAAACGCCTTCATATCACAACCGCGCTGGACGCGACCTGCACGCAGCCATAAGCCGCAGGAGCATGCATTTGGGATGTTTGGATAATGGCGGCATCGAAACACGACGGATCGAACCTCGTCATCTTCGCCGCGCTGGCGGCCAATCTCGGTATCGCCGTGGCGAAGTTCATCGCCGCCGGGATTTCGGGATCGTCCTCGATGCTGACCGAGGGGTTCCACTCGGTCGTCGACAGCCTCAACCAGGTGCTGCTGCTGTACGGCCAGCATCGCGGAAAGCGCGCGCCCGATGAGGCGCATCCGTTCGGTTATGGCCGCGAACTGTATTTCTGGGCGTTCGTCGTCGCGATCCTGATCTTTGCGGTCGGCGCGGGCGTGTCGATCTACGAAGGCTATACCCACATCCTCGAACCCGAACCGCTGCGCGATCCGCTGATCAACTATATCGTCCTTGGCGTCGCGTTCGCGATGGAGGGCACGTCCTGGGTATTGGCGATGCGCGAATTCGCACGCGCCAAGGGCGATGACGGATGGTGGCAGGCCGTTCGCCGGTCGAAGGACCCGGCCGGCTTCATCGTCCTGTTCGAGGATAGCGCCGCGCTCGGCGGGCTCGTCATCGCCGCGATCGGCGTGTGGGCGAGCCACGCTTACGCCGACGCGCGGATCGACGGCGTCGCCTCGATCGCGATCGGCCTGATCCTGGCTCTGGTCGCGATGCTGCTTGCGCGGGAGGCGAAGGGCTTGCTGATCGGCGAAGGCGCGGACCCGAAGGTCGTCGCCAAGGTCCGCGCCGTGGTCGATCGCCACGCCGCGATCACGTCCGTCAATCACGTCCGCACGATCCACACCGCGCCCGACAGCATCTTCGTCGCGATCAGCGCGGATTTCGATGACTTGCTGACGATGGGCGAGGCGGAAAGCCTGATCGAACGCATTGAGGACGATCTGCGCGTCGCCGAACCAATGCTGTCCTCGATCTACATCCGCCCCGAAAAGCGCGAGAATGCCGCTGTCTTCAAACCGGCGGCGATACCCCCCGTCACTTGACCGGCACGATCTCCACCACGTCCAGCATCGATTCGAACCGCGGCTGCGGCAAGGCGATCCGCCACACCTTCTCGTCCACGCGCTGCACAATCCCGGCCATGTCGCGTTCGGCGTCGCGGCCATATTGCAGCGCCGCCTTCTCGTCCCCGATCATCATCGTACCGAGGAACACCGCGCGCGTGTCGCTGTCCGGAAAGGCAAGGCCGACCGGGCGCTGCGATCCGCCCGTCTTGAAGAAACTGGAAACGTCCCCCTCCGCCTCTATCCGGCAGTCGAAATACGGATAGGCGGTGAAATCGCGCGCCGCCGTCCCGTTCGCGCCGATCTTGAACACGCGGCAGCGATACGCCCCCGGCGGGGGCACCGCGCCGGACAGCGCGCGATCGGGTTCGAACAGCTTGCTTTCCGCCGCCAGCGCCGCGCCGTTGCCAGACGCGCGCGCCTTGTCGATCGCGGCTACCCAGGATGTCCGCCAGTTGCGCAACCGGTCGCGATCAGCGCGCGTCGCCACCTGCCGCCAGTCCAGCGCGGCGCTCGTCCCGGCCTTGACGGAGGCCCGCGCGGGGCGGTCGCCACCCCCGCATGCCGCCAGCGCCGCACAGGCGGCGAGCGCGAATCCCGACATCGATTTCATGTGCGACCAATTCCGATTATGGACATGGGTTTAACCATGCCCGTAAAGGGTTGCCAACCCGTTGCGGGAAAGCCCCCTTGGTCGCCGCCGGATCAGGCCGCCGTCCAGCCCCCGTCCATCGACAGGTTCGCGCCGGTAATCGATTTCGCCGCATCGCCGCACAGATACACCGCCATCGCCGCGACCTGTTCCGCCGTGACGAATTCCTTGGTCGGCTGCGCGGACAGGAGAACGTCGTTGACGACCTGCTCGCGCGTCAGCCCGCGCGCCTTCATCGTGTCCGGAATCTGCCCCTCGACCAACGGCGTCCAGACATAGCCCGGCGAAATGCAATTCACCGTGATCCGGAACGTCGCCGTTTCCAGCGCGATGGTCTTGGTCAGCCCGGCGATCCCGTGCTTCGCCATCACGTACGCCGACTTGTTCGGGCTGGCGACGAGCGAATGCGCCGACGCGGTGGAGATGATCCGCCCCCATTTCGCCGCCTTCATCAATGGCACCGCCGCCTGCATCAGATACCAGGCGGAGGTCAGGTTGATCTTCATGATCGCTTCGAACTTGTCCGCCGGAAAGTCCTCAATCGGCGCGACATGCTGGATACCGGCATTGTTGACGATGATGTCCGGCCCGCCCAGCTCGGCATGGCACCGCGCGACCATCGCCGCGATCTCGCCCGGCTTGGTCATGTCCGCCGCATCGTATAGCGCCTTCGCCCCGCTCGTCTCGGCGAGCGCGGCCCGCTCCTTCTCGATCCCGGCCGCATCGCCGAACCCGTTGATCACCACGCTGGCGCCTTCGGCCGCGAACGCCTTGGCATAAGCCAGCCCGATGCCCGACGTCGATCCCGTGACGATCGCGCTCTTGCCCTTCAGGAACATCGCTGAAACTCCTTATACCTGCTGTTCGATTGATACCGGCTTGCGCACCAGATCGAAGGCGGCGCTCTTGCCCGTCTCGATATTGGCCGCCACCACTTGCGCATTGGCCATCGTCTCGGCAACCGCTTCCAGCCCTGCCGCCCAATGCTCGCGCATCGTTCGCGTGGAGAATTCGAAGTCGCGACTGCCGCCTTCCCACGCATTGGCGCGGTAGACGAGCTGGACGAGGTTGACCGCATCCTCCGCCGATCGTGCGGCGAGCGCCTGCACGTCGGGATCGTCCAGCATCGCCGCCGGCAGTTTGTCGAGCACGCGGCGCATCGCTTCGCGGTCCTGCCGTACGCGCATCACCTGATCCGACACCTGGCGCGTCCTGCTGGAGAACAGGATTTCCTTCTGCCGCGCCGCGACGTCCATGATCGTGCGTGGGCGATCCGCCGCCGCTGCAAACAGATCGACTTGGAACGCCAGCAGATCGCCCTGCTGATGATCCAGCACATGCGTCAGCGGCGTGTTCGATACCAGCCCGCCGTCCCAATACAGCCGCCCGTCGATCTCCACCGGCGGCAATCCCGGCGGCAACGCGCCCGACGCCATGATGTGCCGCGCGTCGATCCGCGTCTCGGTCGTATCGAAATAGCGGAAGTTCCCGTTCTCGACATCCACCGCGCCGACCGACAACCGCACGTCGCCATTGTTCAGCCGGTCCCAGTCGACCAGTTCGTCCAACGTCGCCTGTAACGGCGCGGAATCGTAGAAGCTCATCGCCTCCATCGATCCAGGCGCGGCGAAGACGGGCGGCACCATGCGCGGCGAGAAGAAGCCCGGGACGCCTGCCATCATCACGAAGCCCGCCGACCATTCGTGGACGAATTCGCGCACCATGTCGTTGGGAAAGATCGGAAAACTCGGAAGCGCACCCGTCACCTTGTTCCAGAAGGCGTGCAGCCGTTCGACGCGCAAGTCTGCCGGATTGCCAGCATACAGCGCCGCATTCACCGCCCCGATCGAGATGCCCGCCACCCAGTCGACATCGATCCCGCTGCCCGCCAGCCCCTCGATCACGCCCGCCTGATAACTGCCCAGCGCGCCACCGCCTTGCAGGACGAGCGCCACGCAATCGGGGAGCGGAAGCGATTTCGCGCGGCGGCGGCGCCCGGATCGGGGCTGGGGTTCGACATCGGCCATTGATATGGGTCATGGGCCAGCCGCGCGCCGGGATCAACGGCCACGTCGATCGCCGCGCGTTCCGACAAATTCAACCGCCGCTTGCAACAACACCGCCGACTGATCATTCATACCGCAACGACAACGATTTAAGGCGCCCGGCAATGCGGCTCGACGATTTCGATCCCAATATCAATGTCGAGGACCAGCGCGGTGCCAGCGGCGGCGGGTTTGGCGGCGGGGGCGGCGGCATGTTGCTCGGGCTGCTGCCGATGGTCTTCAGCCGCTTCGGCTGCGGCGGAGTCGCCATCCTGCTGATCGGTCTGGCGGTGTTCGGCGGGTTCGGATCGATCCTGGGCGGCGGCGGCGGCCCCGCCCCTACGTCGCGCGTCGGCCAATCGAGCGAACGGCAGGCGGGCACCGACACCGCGAGCAGCTGCACCCTGAATGACGAAAGCAAGGCGGCGTGCAACGCCTTCAGTTCGGCAGACAAGACGTGGAAGCAATTGCTCGGGTCCGAATTCCGCGCGCCAAAACTCGTTTTCTTCGGCTCGCAGGGCGGACAATCCGGCTGCGGTGCGGCGCAAAGCGCGATGGGGCCATTCTATTGCCCGAGCGATCAGGGCATCTATCTCGACACCAACTTCTTCAACGAACTCGCCACCCGCTTCGGCGCGAAAGGCGATTTCGCGCAGGACTATGTGATCGCGCACGAATTCGGCCATCACGTTCAGAACCTGCTCGGCACGTCGACACAGGTCCAGCAGCAACAGGCGCAATCGAGCCGCACGGAGGGCAACGCACTATCCGTCCGCCTCGAACTGCAGGCGGATTGC includes the following:
- a CDS encoding helix-turn-helix domain-containing protein — encoded protein: MADRKLFAGHAVRRLRRQVGLTQAAMAEALTISPSYLNLVEKNQRPLSAALLVKLAESFDFDPRSLAAGEPGGGEAAIRRRLADPLFADLEIDRNEIEEWLAGAPGGAEAFARAYDRAGAGGGDTTEGVADPVAEVRREIERWRGHFADLDTMAEALADELRLGAGDLYGAIAERLRVKHQLTIRVLPVDVMPDLLRRTDLHARQLQLSETLDPASRTFAAAFQLAQIEARGEIEALAKGAGFADRAAERMYRRHLASYFAAAVMMPYARFLRGCEATGYDLELLQRRFGAGFEQVAHRLTTLQRVGARGLPFFMVRIDRAGQASKRFSGASGAALAEAERRCPLWRIHHAFDRPGALAVQLVELEDETRWLTLARTVAPQGRRYGAVRAEFAVGLGVASEHAGTLAAARGIDLRGEATPIGLGCRACLRSDCPQRSMPPAGRVLSINDRERGLSAFTFAGD
- the ypfJ gene encoding KPN_02809 family neutral zinc metallopeptidase — its product is MRLDDFDPNINVEDQRGASGGGFGGGGGGMLLGLLPMVFSRFGCGGVAILLIGLAVFGGFGSILGGGGGPAPTSRVGQSSERQAGTDTASSCTLNDESKAACNAFSSADKTWKQLLGSEFRAPKLVFFGSQGGQSGCGAAQSAMGPFYCPSDQGIYLDTNFFNELATRFGAKGDFAQDYVIAHEFGHHVQNLLGTSTQVQQQQAQSSRTEGNALSVRLELQADCFAGVWAAQNRDRMEPGDLEEGMTAAHAIGDDTLQQKSQGRVVPDSFTHGSSQQRQAWLKRGLDSGDPRQCDTFSGAI
- a CDS encoding glycosyltransferase, whose product is MKILVLSSLFPNDVQPRHGIFIEHRVAHLARAGDEIQVVAPVPWFPSSNPRFGHYAALTRIPKATTRRGVAVIYPRYPVIPKVGMTLAPMLMAAALYPVLAKLRRRFEFDVIDSYYLYPDGVAAALLAKWLDVPFTMTALGSDVTQIPESASARHMILSATRRAAAVTTVAGALRDQLLTLGARPDNISVVLHGVDLDLFSPPPDRAALRARLGMAGPTVMCVGYLVENKGIDLAIRAIALLSGVRLMIAGTGPCATALTALAESLGVRDRVNFLGHVDQQSLPELYGAADIVANCSAREGISNVLLEALACGTPLVATPVWGSPEVVSCAEAGMLARDRSDTAIADAIAHLIADPPDRAKTRAYAETFNWRETGRLHHALLTEATT
- a CDS encoding cation diffusion facilitator family transporter, producing the protein MAASKHDGSNLVIFAALAANLGIAVAKFIAAGISGSSSMLTEGFHSVVDSLNQVLLLYGQHRGKRAPDEAHPFGYGRELYFWAFVVAILIFAVGAGVSIYEGYTHILEPEPLRDPLINYIVLGVAFAMEGTSWVLAMREFARAKGDDGWWQAVRRSKDPAGFIVLFEDSAALGGLVIAAIGVWASHAYADARIDGVASIAIGLILALVAMLLAREAKGLLIGEGADPKVVAKVRAVVDRHAAITSVNHVRTIHTAPDSIFVAISADFDDLLTMGEAESLIERIEDDLRVAEPMLSSIYIRPEKRENAAVFKPAAIPPVT
- a CDS encoding type II toxin-antitoxin system death-on-curing family toxin translates to MRFIETEIAVAVHERQLAEHGGLSGTKDIGLLESAMGRPLNKHSYGETDLCALAAAYAFGIARNHPFNDGNKRTAWVIARLFLRLNDVSIAFEKTDAIETVLALAAGQLPEERLTEWFGSKIV
- a CDS encoding patatin-like phospholipase family protein yields the protein MADVEPQPRSGRRRRAKSLPLPDCVALVLQGGGALGSYQAGVIEGLAGSGIDVDWVAGISIGAVNAALYAGNPADLRVERLHAFWNKVTGALPSFPIFPNDMVREFVHEWSAGFVMMAGVPGFFSPRMVPPVFAAPGSMEAMSFYDSAPLQATLDELVDWDRLNNGDVRLSVGAVDVENGNFRYFDTTETRIDARHIMASGALPPGLPPVEIDGRLYWDGGLVSNTPLTHVLDHQQGDLLAFQVDLFAAAADRPRTIMDVAARQKEILFSSRTRQVSDQVMRVRQDREAMRRVLDKLPAAMLDDPDVQALAARSAEDAVNLVQLVYRANAWEGGSRDFEFSTRTMREHWAAGLEAVAETMANAQVVAANIETGKSAAFDLVRKPVSIEQQV
- a CDS encoding 3-hydroxybutyrate dehydrogenase; the encoded protein is MFLKGKSAIVTGSTSGIGLAYAKAFAAEGASVVINGFGDAAGIEKERAALAETSGAKALYDAADMTKPGEIAAMVARCHAELGGPDIIVNNAGIQHVAPIEDFPADKFEAIMKINLTSAWYLMQAAVPLMKAAKWGRIISTASAHSLVASPNKSAYVMAKHGIAGLTKTIALETATFRITVNCISPGYVWTPLVEGQIPDTMKARGLTREQVVNDVLLSAQPTKEFVTAEQVAAMAVYLCGDAAKSITGANLSMDGGWTAA
- a CDS encoding AbrB/MazE/SpoVT family DNA-binding domain-containing protein → MKLIKIGNSVGVILSKDVLAKLRVSQGETLYLSETPTGYTLSATNPEFVDAMKKAEEIMREDRDILAVLAK
- a CDS encoding DUF4893 domain-containing protein translates to MKSMSGFALAACAALAACGGGDRPARASVKAGTSAALDWRQVATRADRDRLRNWRTSWVAAIDKARASGNGAALAAESKLFEPDRALSGAVPPPGAYRCRVFKIGANGTAARDFTAYPYFDCRIEAEGDVSSFFKTGGSQRPVGLAFPDSDTRAVFLGTMMIGDEKAALQYGRDAERDMAGIVQRVDEKVWRIALPQPRFESMLDVVEIVPVK